aattaaaattaattaaaaatttatacattttgaaaatatttaatttttatataaggaaaaaaaaataaaagaaatgaatttgaagatacatataaaaataatttattgattttgaatgcatttttattttcttttattttttctttcttctttattttcttccctttaaAATTTTCAGGAACCAAATAATGTTGGTACTTGGTACTAGTTTGgagaaattttcttaaataaaaaaacacaaaatgaaagtaatttttatataaaatataaaaattctttgaatatttttttttaaataatgactttaaaactattttaaaaaaattaaagtattaaaaatacttttaaattcaaattttaaaaattttaaaataatgtgaaaatgattttaaatatagaagttattatgtgaaaattcatattttttttaatatgaaaattattatgttttatataaaaattactaaaaatagaaactacGAAACGTATCCAAACGAAACGAAACGTAGTCTTGTTGGAGAGCAGTTAGCAATTAAAGAGCAAAGGAATGTGGTCATAAATCATAATGAAGTAGAAAATCAAGGTCAGACATGAAaacaaatatcattatttttacaAGCTCGGGATTTGAATTGGAGAAGACATGGAATCGGCAATCTAAATACTGTCAGTTCCTCAGATCAGAATCTGTACATTcaaggaagaaacaaaagaacAGAGCCCTTTGGAGCTCTGATATATTACTATTATACAacacaaaatttcaataaacatCATGAGATCTTTGCAGAAACAGCTTGAACAACTATAATTCTCttctttcaatatttcaaactcttttctaagccaaaaagaaaaaaaaaatctaagttttTTGGAAAGAATTCACCGTGGGCCAGAAAGCTCCATCGCTTGGACAAGTAATGAAGAGTCATCAGTAAGGTCAGAGTAGCGTTCTGATGAGGATAGTTCATGGGGTTTGCACTTGGTTACTTCACCTCTCTGAGAAGCTTCCCATCTCTCTGCAAGCCCATCACCTTCAAGCATTTGCACCACTTCAGACATTTTAGGCCTGTGCCCTGGAAGGTATTGGGTGCACAAGAGAGCAACCTGCACCATTTCCTCGAGTTCGACCCGATCGTAGAAGTGCTTTAGATCCTTGTCTACTAGAATCTCAAGCCTCTTCTCCTGATGAATTTTCTTTACCTGTGATCATAACTCAATGTAAGACAGACTAATATAGCTATCTAGAATGAGTTTGATTAATTTATAAGGTAGATTGAATAAAAATTGCTCACCCAATCAAGCATGGCTCCTTTCTGGTTAGCTGCCTTGCCAAATTCTAGAGCTCTCTGTCCTGTGATTAATTCAAGGAGAAGGATCCCAAACCCGAATACATCGGTTTTTTCAGAGGACTGGCCTGTGGAAAGGTACTCAGGAGCTATGTGCCCCACGGTGCCCCTAACGGCTGTTGTCACATGAGAGTCTTGGTGATCCAAAAGTTTTGCCAACCCAAAATCTCCTACCACAGCCTCACAATAGTCATCGAGCAATATGTTTGCAGCCTTCACATCCCTATGAATGATCTTCGGGTCACACTGCTCGTGGAGGTATAGCAATCCTCTTGCAGCTCCTAAGGCAATTCTCTTCCTGGTGCCCCAGTCCAAGACTGGCTTCCctgttaaaaataaatgatgggCTAATTTAGCTTTGAAGAATCGGCATTTGAGAGCAATAGCtttgatttatttgaatttttattcgTCACCTTTGAGACGAGAAGCAACACTGCCATTGGACATGTAGGGGTAAACCAGAAGCCTTTCAGAGGTGGTGATACAAAAACCATATAGCCTGAGGAGGTTCCGATGAACTGCTAGGCTGATCATCTCGACTTCAGTCTGGAATTGTATTTCTCCTCCAACGGCATTGCCATCTTTAAGCCTCTTTACAGCTACAATAGTCCCATCCTGGAGATACCCTTTGTAGACATTTCCAAAGCCACCTTTTCCTAGTATGTTCTTGCTGCTGAAATTGTCTGTTGCAATCTGAAGTTCTCTAAATTGGAACCTCTTCAAGTTTCCAAGGGAAACTTCCTCATGATGCCGGTCTGAAATTTCAAAATACATGATATTAATAAAAGCATTATTGCCGCCCCCACCAATTAAATAATCTACTGTCTTCATCAGTCAAACTTTATATTGTTCCACAAACCATTAACATCAAAGAACATCTGCTGGTTATGTCGTTGCCTCCACCACAGAAGCAGTCCACCCCCAAAGATGAGCAGACATATGCATCCAAGGCTTGTCCCAAAGGCAAGGGCAAGTTTGTGATTCTTCAATCTTCTCGTAGGTAAGGCAGCTACAGGAAGCATAAAGGATAAGATCAGGTCAATCCAATAAATGAAAAAGTGATGCAGAAATACACTTGATTCAAAGGTAAGTTTTTTACAAAAACAGAATTAGGACCTAAGGCATCATGatggttaagaaaaatgaattcgAAAGCAGGGAAAATCTTAAAGTCCATACTCTGTGAGCTGTTCAAGGTCATGGACATAGGCATCAATGTCGTTCCATAGCATTCTTGTTCGGATCCTGTTGCACAGATCAGAGGGTTGCCTACAATGCTGCAATGACAAGACAAATAGTGAGCAATTTTCATTTGGCCAATTCTTTGTCATGATAGACTAAGAGAAGCTTACTTGAAGGTTTTAGCAGGAAATCTGGGTACAGGGCCACTCAAATTATTGAAAGACAAGTCACTGCAATGAACAAACCAACAGAATCACAAAGCCTAATTCAGCAACACATTtcagaaaggaaaaaggaaaaaaagaaaagaaaagaaaaaggcataGTGATACAATAAGAGAGGCTAAAAGATTTACAGAAAAGCAAGCTGGGTCATGTTAGCCAATGACACTGGGAATGGTCCTGATAGACTGTTATTGTTGAGCCTCCTAAAACCAGTTAGAGAAACCGAGTCAGATATAGAACAGAATAGGATAGAACAAAGGAATCTCCGAAGATAGGCTatacaaatgtttttaatcacCAAAGTTTCATGCTTACAAGTATTGGAGGCTTGTCAAGTGACCCAGAGAAGAGGGAACTTCATCGGTGAAGAAATTATTAGAAAGATCAAGTGTATGAAGCTTTGAGAGCCTTCCAAGCTCTTGTGGGATTGGTCCTGTGATGTTATTGTTCTGTAAGAGCCTGCAAATAAGCGCAGAACACCACACCCATTAAAGCTAATGATAGGAAAAGAATCATTCCCATTCAGAAGTTGGTAGACCACCCTATTCTTTTGTGCTACTTACACAATCTGCAGATTTGTTAAGTTGCCTATGCTTGGAGAAAGAGTGCCTGACAAATTCTGGCTAGGAGTCCCCCTGCAACAAGATCATTTCCACCACTTCAAAACCTTTTCATCTTAAACAAGGGGGATGCTATATTTTCATGGTTTGTACTGAAACATAAAAGGGTTTTTTGGCAGCAAGCTTACAGGCCAACCACTAGAGAGTCAGTAGAGCAAGTGACCATAGTCCAGCTACATGGATCAACAGCATCCCCATCCCAATTGTCAAGAACACCATGAGGATCCACTAGAAAAGCTTTTATACCCATTAAAGCTTGCACTGAAACAAGAACACCCATGTGAAACAACATCCATTTTCCCCTACATTTGAAGCTAAACAACACATTGCAGATTCAAAGATGACAGGAAAGAAAAGTTCAAGTTACCTTCAAAGTTTACACCTTTGGGAGAAAGCAAACCATTTGCAGAAGTCCAGAACCATAAAAAAGGCACAAACCAGAAAGCAATTACCCTGCTTCTCATTTCCATTGGATCACAATTCACAAGAACCAAGATCACCCAGATGCTACAGCCCTGTTTATGATGATTGAAGAAGCAAGCGCAGAGACTATTCCTCAGATGGGCTAGTACCAGTCCTCAGatgggtttcttttgtttgaggTAATCTTTAGATTCCCAACTATGCTTTCCATGCCTGAACTTCATTCCACTAAAATCTCTGTCAGACCccaagttaaaaaagaaaaaaaaaaagaagcaattcttttatattataaGAGAGATGTAGCATGCCTGTTTAGGGTCAGGTGTTAGtaaagaaaacaatatataataattgCCATCATCTTAGCAGAACAGCCTGATGTAAATGAATCTATGAATTTAGAAGATAAAGGATAGAAGTGGGAATTCCTCTGGAGTGTCAATCATGCATTTTCCTAGAAAAGGTAtatctcatttctttttctttttctttgtttttttttttttcttagttccTGTACACCTATCCGTTTAAAACAAAAGCAACAAAGCAAAAGGACTACCGTCCAAATTAGCCTTGAAAATAAGCAGCTAGGCTAGAACCATCAACCTTTCATTTAAATCATCAGAAAATTAACCTTTAAACTATTTAATGTAAGGTATCTGTTTTTGGATCATATGTTTAAATCTGTTGAAAATGAACAGTATTATCAAACTTTAAGACAAAGTGAAGgcagagagagaaagggaaagGGGAAGACATCGGTTTGGGTGTGGGGAATCCAACATTCCCTGAGTTTGGCCATCCGATAAAGTTTAAAAACACCGATTTCTTTATGAAATAAGAATGTGGGAATCTCAAGGcagggggaggggggagggaAGGAGGTGCATCGAGATTGATGATGGATTTGGTGAGCCACCACGGGAAACCTTTGCTGTTGGCtccattattttaattcatgtatCTCTTTCTTTTGGGTCACCACTAAAAATCAGAGTTTTTGAGTAGGGGGATGGTGGTGGTCTGGTCTCCTCCGCTGCTTGCTTTATTGATTCCACAAACCACTATCAGCTAACACACCCTTCCTCCTCTTCAACACAGTCAAATCCCCAGACAATAAATCATCAAAAGAGACCCACTTTTAAAAGCGAAAGCTGCCACACTCCTCCCCACCTCTTTATAGTTTATATTATGATCCCACAACAATGCATGCATGCCTGCCTGCCCCAACCGCCTCCCCCTGCGCGTCTCTTCGTTCCAAGCCTCATGACATAGATTTCATCCGGAGTGGCGCCACGCGCCATGATGGATGGTGGGAAAGGTGGAAATCGTCTAGCTGCATGCCAAGCAGGCAGGCAGGCAGGCGCTTGGATACGTAACGGTATGAGCGAGTTGGCGCGTAAACGTGTACTTTTTGTGGGTTTTGTGCCTCAGCTAATTGGGTCGGAGTGGTCTGGTCTAACCGGTCTGACCGGCTTCATGGTCCACCAGAATTGCAAGACTGAtgaaaatatgtagtttttaaaaataggataaTATCCTTAACAATAATGGGGAAGAAAAGCACTTATTTCCATTCCCAAAGAGGCTCACAGCTTCTTGTAATGGGTGAAAGCCCCTTTAAAAATGAAGGGGGAAATAGTAGAAAAGGGAAGCATGGAAGCAAACACTTTAGTGGCATGTGAAGGGGGGATGGAGTTGGGTAGAAGAACCCCACATTTTGAAAGAGGAAAGAATTGACCAAACACTAAGAAAAGAACagaatgctttaaattttggaaaatgacaAAGAAGCCAGTGATTAAGAGGGCATAATTGTCCCATCTCTCCATCACCACAACCCCCACAAGCAGAGGGGTCCATTCTCACAGGACCATAACCTTAAGATATTAGGCCACCCCATATGGTTTTAACCCTACCTTTGTCCCCACTCTAATGTACACATCCCCTTTAAACAAGGACTTGATACAATGACTGCTTGGTTTAGTTTCAAAACTAGACAACCCACTGAGCACTGAGCTTGTGAGAATGTGTGGCTGGAAATTGGAACCAGTTTTTAGGGGAAGCAATGTCACTATTAGCGGGTGAACTGACTG
Above is a genomic segment from Vitis riparia cultivar Riparia Gloire de Montpellier isolate 1030 chromosome 14, EGFV_Vit.rip_1.0, whole genome shotgun sequence containing:
- the LOC117931236 gene encoding protein NSP-INTERACTING KINASE 1-like gives rise to the protein MEMRSRVIAFWFVPFLWFWTSANGLLSPKGVNFEVQALMGIKAFLVDPHGVLDNWDGDAVDPCSWTMVTCSTDSLVVGLGTPSQNLSGTLSPSIGNLTNLQIVLLQNNNITGPIPQELGRLSKLHTLDLSNNFFTDEVPSSLGHLTSLQYLRLNNNSLSGPFPVSLANMTQLAFLDLSFNNLSGPVPRFPAKTFNIVGNPLICATGSEQECYGTTLMPMSMTLNSSQTALPTRRLKNHKLALAFGTSLGCICLLIFGGGLLLWWRQRHNQQMFFDVNDRHHEEVSLGNLKRFQFRELQIATDNFSSKNILGKGGFGNVYKGYLQDGTIVAVKRLKDGNAVGGEIQFQTEVEMISLAVHRNLLRLYGFCITTSERLLVYPYMSNGSVASRLKGKPVLDWGTRKRIALGAARGLLYLHEQCDPKIIHRDVKAANILLDDYCEAVVGDFGLAKLLDHQDSHVTTAVRGTVGHIAPEYLSTGQSSEKTDVFGFGILLLELITGQRALEFGKAANQKGAMLDWVKKIHQEKRLEILVDKDLKHFYDRVELEEMVQVALLCTQYLPGHRPKMSEVVQMLEGDGLAERWEASQRGEVTKCKPHELSSSERYSDLTDDSSLLVQAMELSGPR